One part of the Phycisphaeraceae bacterium genome encodes these proteins:
- the fliD gene encoding flagellar filament capping protein FliD, giving the protein MSGITSTTGLFSGINSGQLIEQLLQIEARPKTLAQQRLIQIQAQQAAFLDLNTRVGALKTLATSFSTKKIFQSAVATSSNPSVLSAAATTGALPGNYTFIVDRVVSSQQVLSRGFADRNISGLGASQFIFESDRGRLDRDISLSDLNGGAGVARGKITVTDSAGTAVTVDLSRTATVGEVLEAINAAGNGRFTASAQGDHLVLSDTAGGAGQLVVANAPGYDTATSLGIAGTSATTPAGKVLTGSRIHYVGGGTSLSAVRDGNGVRFNAAAGTSTPDLAITTRDGASVLIDLGDMYDGQSVKIASASSSIQDVITRINTQSNGTVTAAISADGTGLTLTDNTGGTGNFVVANAGTGNAASTAATDLGLEANVASSTITGARVVAGINSTLASNLNGGLGLAAGDITITDRTGASYSFTVPTGGSVSDIIDAINTATTAGGSVKVRASLDATGTGLKLTDSTGGSGNLIVSGGGATALGLATDPAGVASATFSGQRLQHRYIALGTSLSTLNGGSGIGTGSFEITGSDGRRATITISESTRTIGDVLAQINGATLNVEAVINANGDGILIRERAGETGGSKIRITDASGTVAKSLNIAGEAAGTGDDNTIDGSYERKVAFTAADTLDTIAQKINSANINVSAAVISDGNGATPFRLSLSSKLTGKAGRFTLDTGGVDLSFVTLSRGSDARMFYGVDDPARGVLLESTTNTFDGIVPGVRLDAVSTSTTPVSLTVSRDTDAIVTAVQEFVDKFNEITARIATYTKYDEATKKKGTLLGDSTAVQLRSSLFSSIQAKAIGVSGTFQFLSQVGIKIGSGASVTLDTDALRAALNQDAQAVADLFSAKVAATPPTNPTTPTPDQPVVVDSNPTTPTYTTLGVMEQIGRLAESYVDIAAGLFKSRADGFEAQIKLQNDRIADIDKKLENKRIVLSRQFLQMEQAIASLQSQQSSLGGLAALAAR; this is encoded by the coding sequence ATGAGCGGAATCACCAGCACCACGGGCCTGTTTAGCGGCATCAACAGCGGCCAGCTCATCGAGCAGTTGCTCCAGATCGAGGCCAGGCCCAAGACCCTGGCTCAGCAGCGGCTTATCCAGATTCAGGCCCAGCAAGCCGCGTTCCTCGATCTGAACACCCGCGTCGGCGCGCTCAAGACCCTCGCCACGTCGTTCTCAACCAAGAAGATCTTCCAGTCCGCCGTTGCGACCAGCAGCAATCCCTCCGTGCTCAGCGCCGCCGCAACCACCGGCGCTCTGCCGGGCAACTACACGTTCATCGTGGACCGCGTGGTCTCGAGCCAGCAGGTGCTCTCCCGCGGGTTCGCCGATCGCAATATCTCCGGCCTCGGCGCTTCGCAGTTCATCTTCGAGTCCGATCGCGGCCGCCTGGACCGCGACATCAGCCTCTCCGACCTCAACGGCGGGGCCGGCGTTGCCCGTGGCAAGATCACGGTGACGGACTCCGCGGGAACCGCGGTCACTGTCGACCTCTCGCGAACCGCCACGGTCGGCGAGGTGCTCGAAGCGATCAACGCCGCCGGGAACGGCAGGTTCACGGCCTCGGCGCAGGGCGACCATCTGGTGCTCAGCGACACGGCCGGGGGAGCCGGCCAGCTTGTCGTTGCGAACGCCCCCGGGTACGACACGGCCACCAGCCTCGGCATCGCGGGCACATCCGCAACCACTCCCGCCGGCAAGGTCCTGACCGGCTCCCGCATCCACTATGTCGGCGGCGGCACGTCGCTCTCGGCCGTCCGCGATGGAAACGGCGTCCGTTTCAACGCCGCCGCGGGCACCAGCACGCCCGACCTGGCGATCACCACCCGCGACGGCGCCTCCGTGCTCATCGACCTCGGTGACATGTACGACGGCCAGAGCGTCAAGATCGCCTCCGCATCGTCGTCGATCCAGGACGTCATCACCAGGATCAATACCCAGTCCAACGGTACGGTCACCGCGGCGATCTCCGCAGACGGCACGGGCCTGACCCTGACCGACAATACCGGCGGCACGGGAAACTTTGTCGTCGCCAATGCCGGTACCGGGAACGCCGCGAGCACCGCCGCCACGGACCTGGGCCTTGAAGCCAACGTCGCGTCCAGCACGATCACCGGCGCCCGTGTGGTCGCGGGCATCAACTCGACCCTCGCTTCCAATCTCAACGGCGGCCTCGGCCTTGCCGCCGGTGATATTACGATCACCGATCGGACCGGCGCCTCGTACAGCTTCACCGTCCCCACCGGCGGCTCGGTCTCGGACATCATCGACGCGATCAATACCGCCACCACCGCCGGCGGGAGTGTCAAGGTACGGGCCTCCCTCGACGCGACCGGCACCGGCCTGAAGCTCACCGATTCCACCGGCGGCAGCGGCAACCTGATTGTTTCTGGTGGCGGAGCGACCGCCCTGGGGCTCGCCACAGATCCCGCCGGAGTTGCCTCGGCCACCTTCAGCGGCCAGCGCCTGCAGCACCGCTACATCGCCCTGGGCACATCGCTGTCGACGCTCAATGGCGGGTCCGGCATCGGCACGGGATCGTTCGAGATCACCGGCAGCGACGGCCGGCGTGCGACCATCACCATCAGCGAGTCCACCCGGACGATCGGCGATGTCCTGGCGCAGATCAACGGCGCCACGCTGAACGTCGAGGCGGTGATCAACGCCAACGGCGACGGCATCCTGATCCGCGAGCGAGCCGGCGAAACCGGCGGATCCAAGATCCGGATCACAGACGCTTCCGGCACGGTCGCCAAGAGCCTGAACATCGCCGGCGAGGCCGCCGGCACCGGCGACGACAACACGATCGACGGTTCCTACGAGCGGAAGGTCGCTTTCACGGCTGCCGATACCCTCGACACCATCGCCCAGAAGATCAACTCCGCGAACATCAACGTCTCCGCGGCTGTCATCAGCGATGGCAACGGCGCGACGCCCTTCAGGCTCAGCCTCTCCAGCAAACTGACCGGCAAGGCCGGCCGGTTCACGCTCGATACCGGCGGCGTCGACCTGTCCTTCGTCACGCTCAGCCGCGGCTCCGACGCCCGCATGTTCTACGGCGTCGACGACCCGGCCCGCGGCGTGCTGCTCGAAAGCACCACCAACACGTTCGATGGGATTGTCCCGGGTGTCCGCCTCGATGCCGTATCCACCAGCACCACGCCCGTGTCCCTCACGGTGTCGCGGGATACGGACGCGATTGTCACCGCGGTCCAGGAGTTCGTCGACAAGTTCAACGAGATCACCGCCCGCATCGCGACCTACACCAAGTACGACGAGGCGACCAAGAAGAAAGGAACCCTCCTCGGCGATTCGACTGCTGTGCAACTGCGGAGTTCGCTGTTCAGCTCCATCCAGGCCAAGGCCATCGGCGTCTCCGGGACATTCCAGTTCCTGTCGCAGGTGGGCATCAAGATCGGTTCTGGCGCCTCGGTCACCCTTGACACTGATGCGCTCCGCGCGGCGCTTAACCAGGATGCACAGGCTGTCGCCGACCTGTTCTCCGCAAAGGTCGCGGCAACACCGCCGACCAATCCGACAACGCCCACGCCGGACCAGCCCGTGGTTGTCGACAGCAACCCGACAACCCCGACGTACACGACCCTTGGCGTCATGGAACAGATCGGACGGCTGGCGGAGTCCTACGTGGATATCGCCGCGGGCCTTTTTAAGTCCCGTGCCGACGGCTTCGAGGCCCAGATCAAGCTCCAGAACGACCGCATCGCCGACATCGACAAGAAGCTGGAGAACAAGCGCATCGTTCTCTCCCGCCAGTTCCTGCAGATGGAGCAGGCCATCGCCTCGCTGCAGTCCCAGCA
- a CDS encoding ABC transporter permease — protein MTAKRSKADWRVRLGSAMATYGSVVALAMLLLVGSRLSESFISIANFNNILRQNSVVGIIAVGMTFVIILGGIDLSVGSLVAMLGGLGILAMNTASAAGAPDWLAIVVGASVMVLGGPLVGMGSGVLIAKGRIAPFIATLGGMAAFRSISLAAADGGEFRSAVSAFGVIGSGGIEIPFVQISEGVAMRVHYPVLAFLIVAAVAHVVLRRTTLGTYIHAIGDNDRAARYAAIPVDRVRIVTYGISGLACGIGALLIASRLNSVSSSQTGTLYELDAIAAVVVGGTRMQGGAGRVWGTVVGVLLLGVVNNMLNMVSSSETLRWLGLGSVNMIHLQGLVKGAIIVAAVLVQRPGRQA, from the coding sequence ATGACCGCGAAGCGATCCAAGGCCGACTGGCGCGTTCGACTCGGATCGGCGATGGCGACGTACGGGTCGGTTGTTGCCCTCGCGATGCTCCTGCTCGTCGGGTCACGGCTCAGCGAGTCGTTCATCTCGATCGCGAACTTCAACAACATCCTGCGTCAGAACTCGGTGGTCGGCATCATTGCTGTTGGGATGACGTTCGTCATCATTCTGGGCGGCATCGACCTCTCGGTCGGCTCGCTCGTGGCGATGCTTGGCGGGCTGGGAATCCTCGCGATGAACACGGCGAGCGCCGCCGGAGCGCCGGATTGGCTCGCCATCGTTGTTGGAGCGTCGGTGATGGTGCTTGGGGGGCCGCTGGTGGGGATGGGGAGCGGGGTCCTGATTGCAAAGGGACGGATCGCACCCTTTATCGCCACGCTTGGGGGCATGGCGGCGTTCCGCTCGATCTCGCTCGCGGCGGCCGACGGGGGGGAGTTCCGGTCGGCGGTCTCGGCTTTCGGGGTCATTGGGTCGGGGGGAATCGAGATTCCCTTTGTTCAGATCAGCGAGGGCGTGGCCATGCGGGTGCATTACCCCGTCCTGGCCTTCCTGATCGTCGCCGCTGTAGCCCACGTGGTGCTCAGGCGCACGACGCTGGGCACGTATATCCACGCCATCGGCGACAACGATCGCGCGGCTCGCTATGCGGCCATCCCGGTCGATCGGGTGCGGATTGTGACGTACGGGATCAGCGGATTGGCGTGCGGAATCGGGGCCCTGCTGATCGCATCGCGGCTCAACTCGGTGAGCAGTTCGCAGACCGGGACACTCTATGAACTCGACGCGATCGCCGCCGTGGTGGTCGGCGGGACTCGGATGCAGGGGGGAGCGGGTCGGGTATGGGGGACCGTGGTGGGCGTCCTCCTTCTGGGGGTTGTCAATAACATGCTCAACATGGTCTCGAGCAGCGAGACGCTCAGGTGGCTCGGACTTGGAAGCGTGAACATGATCCACCTGCAAGGGCTGGTCAAGGGGGCGATCATTGTGGCCGCGGTGCTGGTGCAGCGGCCGGGTCGGCAGGCCTGA
- a CDS encoding prepilin peptidase yields the protein MPDYEVYLLILKLMWVFFVFAFGACVGSLINVLVYRLPRGLNVVTPPSACPACGTTLTWRENIPVLGWLVLGGKCRFCKSKISARYPIVEAFVGLLFAGLFVLWYIVPAYAVELSWDGEKWSSLRPYWFLNDPWDTWPTFIMIVLMLGALTAMTLIDAETYTIPLELTWFIAILGLVVHTAHAGWVQAYAPNGRLPWPAPHMKDHMGWVWCIATPTSWRWMGAAFGGAVGLAVSGLLLRLGLIRRSFADYDQWEAQARAAAEAEGDIAPQATAPEMWLMYPHARREMFKELVFLSPPIALAWIGGVVCHRWLASDTLAGRVGVVPDLWLQVLAGVLLGFLVGGGVAWGIRILGTIAFGKEAMGLGDVYLMAGVGACLGWISAVLAFFLAAFVGIFWLVIGLVAGGRVQRQLPYGPYLAVATLLLVILKPVLQLGLTLLFRVPAGDPPIYLP from the coding sequence ATGCCGGACTACGAGGTGTACCTGCTGATTCTCAAGTTGATGTGGGTGTTCTTTGTCTTTGCGTTTGGGGCGTGTGTCGGGTCGCTCATCAACGTGCTGGTGTACCGGCTGCCGCGTGGGCTCAACGTGGTGACGCCGCCCTCGGCCTGTCCGGCGTGCGGCACGACGCTGACTTGGCGAGAGAACATCCCGGTGCTCGGGTGGCTGGTGCTCGGCGGCAAATGCCGGTTCTGCAAGTCAAAGATCTCGGCGCGGTACCCGATTGTCGAGGCGTTCGTCGGGCTGCTTTTCGCGGGGCTCTTTGTGCTGTGGTACATCGTCCCCGCGTACGCGGTCGAGTTGTCGTGGGACGGTGAGAAGTGGTCCTCGCTTCGTCCCTACTGGTTTCTCAACGACCCGTGGGACACCTGGCCCACCTTCATCATGATTGTGCTTATGCTCGGGGCGTTGACGGCGATGACCCTGATCGACGCCGAGACGTACACGATCCCGCTGGAACTGACCTGGTTTATCGCCATCCTTGGGCTGGTTGTCCATACGGCTCACGCGGGTTGGGTTCAGGCGTACGCCCCGAATGGCCGGCTGCCATGGCCGGCGCCGCACATGAAGGACCACATGGGGTGGGTGTGGTGCATTGCCACGCCGACGAGTTGGAGGTGGATGGGGGCAGCCTTTGGCGGCGCCGTTGGGCTCGCCGTGTCCGGGCTGCTCTTGCGTCTCGGGCTCATCCGACGCAGCTTTGCGGACTACGACCAGTGGGAGGCTCAGGCACGTGCCGCGGCGGAGGCCGAGGGGGATATCGCGCCCCAGGCGACCGCACCGGAGATGTGGCTCATGTACCCGCACGCAAGGCGGGAGATGTTCAAGGAACTGGTGTTCCTGTCGCCCCCGATAGCCCTGGCGTGGATCGGGGGGGTCGTGTGCCACCGGTGGCTTGCCAGCGACACCTTAGCGGGGAGGGTCGGCGTCGTTCCGGACCTGTGGCTTCAGGTTCTTGCCGGGGTGCTCCTGGGGTTTCTCGTTGGCGGCGGCGTGGCGTGGGGGATCCGGATCCTGGGCACGATTGCCTTCGGGAAGGAGGCCATGGGACTCGGTGATGTGTACCTGATGGCCGGAGTCGGGGCATGCCTGGGCTGGATTTCCGCCGTACTGGCCTTTTTCCTGGCGGCGTTCGTCGGGATCTTCTGGCTTGTCATCGGGCTGGTCGCGGGGGGCAGGGTTCAACGGCAACTGCCATATGGCCCGTACCTGGCGGTTGCGACCCTCCTGCTGGTTATCCTCAAGCCGGTTCTGCAACTGGGATTGACCCTGCTTTTTCGGGTTCCCGCGGGCGATCCGCCGATCTACCTGCCGTAG
- a CDS encoding ABC transporter permease — protein MDAPSRPSGWLNSLWRAARHRPAAAVGAVWLALVVLCCVGTLPWTLGSGPSGPRYDVQDRLARSLPPSWAPGNEIPQGPGVDRLPDSRAKRLHDVAAREAINAEARRRGTTSGEMAASGFVPSGDQLRDSAPTMLMGTDVLGRDLFVRIIAGGGVSLGVGLAAALISVFLGTLYGAVAGYAGGRVDSLMMRLVDILYGLPYILLVVLLAVASDAVVQRLQIERARSGLPELPSSRVEMLQVVTLLVAIGGVSWLTMARVIRGQVLSFKARPFVEAARAVGATPTRIFLRHLLPNLVGPIVVYATLTVPQAILQESFLSFLGIGVRPPLPSWGSLAADGLSELNPYQSNWWLLAFPCLMLATTLLALNFVGEGLREALDPRRAAP, from the coding sequence ATGGATGCACCATCGAGGCCGAGCGGATGGCTGAACAGCCTGTGGCGGGCGGCGAGACACCGCCCCGCCGCGGCGGTTGGTGCGGTGTGGCTGGCGCTGGTGGTGCTGTGTTGCGTTGGGACGCTGCCTTGGACTCTTGGATCAGGACCCAGTGGTCCGCGGTACGACGTGCAGGACCGACTTGCAAGGAGCCTGCCTCCGTCCTGGGCGCCCGGCAACGAGATCCCGCAAGGGCCAGGGGTTGACCGACTCCCGGATTCACGTGCCAAGCGCCTCCATGATGTGGCGGCCAGAGAGGCGATCAATGCGGAGGCCCGGCGGCGGGGCACGACTTCCGGGGAGATGGCGGCGAGCGGCTTTGTCCCAAGCGGCGACCAGCTTCGCGATTCGGCGCCGACGATGCTGATGGGCACCGATGTGCTCGGGCGTGACTTATTTGTGCGGATCATCGCTGGCGGTGGCGTATCTCTTGGTGTCGGGCTGGCGGCGGCGCTGATCTCCGTGTTCCTCGGGACGCTCTACGGCGCTGTGGCGGGCTACGCCGGCGGGCGAGTTGACTCACTGATGATGCGCCTCGTCGATATTCTCTATGGACTGCCATACATCCTGCTCGTGGTGCTGCTCGCGGTGGCATCAGATGCGGTCGTCCAGCGGCTCCAGATCGAACGGGCGAGGAGTGGGCTGCCCGAGCTTCCCTCGTCGCGTGTCGAGATGCTACAGGTTGTCACGCTGCTGGTCGCGATCGGTGGGGTATCGTGGCTCACCATGGCGAGGGTGATCCGTGGCCAGGTTCTCAGCTTCAAGGCACGGCCGTTCGTTGAGGCGGCGCGAGCGGTCGGCGCAACGCCGACGCGGATATTCCTGCGGCACCTCTTGCCGAACCTTGTTGGGCCGATCGTGGTCTACGCCACTCTCACCGTGCCGCAGGCCATTCTGCAGGAGAGTTTTCTCTCGTTTCTCGGAATTGGTGTCCGACCGCCGCTCCCGAGCTGGGGGAGTCTCGCGGCGGACGGGCTGAGCGAACTGAACCCGTATCAATCGAACTGGTGGTTACTCGCGTTCCCCTGCCTGATGCTGGCCACCACATTGCTCGCCCTCAACTTCGTCGGCGAGGGGCTCCGCGAGGCCCTCGATCCAAGGAGGGCCGCGCCGTGA
- the xseA gene encoding exodeoxyribonuclease VII large subunit → MGRLPFDPQRMAAAPQHGPLSGGGESRLTVSQLASLIEGVLRDALPAKVRVVGEVSGFQAKGHWYFSLKDAAAVIGCVMWESAARRSVFEPTDGQEVVLTGRVEFWGKGGRTQFYVERIEPVGAGALDLKFRQLCEELKGLGWFSPDRKRPVPTFPRRVAVITSRTGAALQDVLDTMRRRCPAVGLGVIDVRVQGDGAAAEIAAAIRWVSRVHAAEGIDAVLLTRGGGSKEDLWAFNERIVAEAVVQSAIPVVAAIGHETDTTIAELVADERCATPTQAAMRVTPDRDALREQIGTMGGRLASIMSRACKHERERLRSAARHPFFSDPGVIVADRRDDAADAAVRLASVVRRRVSDAGVRLERASGALERHRPAAVYARRAAEVARFGAALRAAMAGRLVRARAEAEAAARRLVGAVRVVLPREGSRVAAAERALELVGPISVLRRGFSVTLRGDGSVVRSIGDVRSGEVLDTRLVDGTVRSTVQGDASGHGAIPVERVAQAETARARRKAGRAGAVSKGQMDLFGG, encoded by the coding sequence ATGGGACGACTCCCGTTTGATCCGCAGCGGATGGCCGCGGCACCGCAGCACGGGCCGCTGAGTGGGGGGGGGGAATCGCGGCTCACCGTGAGCCAACTCGCCTCATTGATCGAAGGGGTGTTGCGAGACGCGTTGCCCGCGAAAGTGCGGGTCGTTGGCGAGGTCAGCGGGTTTCAGGCCAAGGGACACTGGTACTTCTCCCTCAAGGACGCCGCCGCGGTCATCGGCTGCGTGATGTGGGAGTCTGCCGCGCGACGCTCGGTGTTTGAGCCGACCGACGGGCAGGAGGTTGTTCTCACCGGCAGAGTCGAGTTCTGGGGCAAGGGCGGGCGGACGCAGTTCTACGTCGAGCGGATTGAGCCGGTCGGGGCAGGGGCCCTCGATCTCAAGTTCCGGCAGCTCTGCGAGGAACTGAAGGGACTGGGCTGGTTCTCTCCGGATCGGAAACGACCGGTGCCGACGTTTCCGCGGCGGGTCGCCGTTATCACCAGCCGGACCGGCGCAGCCTTGCAGGACGTGCTCGACACCATGCGGCGTCGCTGTCCGGCTGTGGGCCTCGGAGTGATCGATGTTCGCGTGCAGGGGGATGGAGCGGCGGCGGAGATTGCCGCCGCAATCCGGTGGGTATCGAGGGTGCACGCCGCCGAGGGGATCGACGCGGTCCTCCTTACGCGTGGCGGAGGTTCGAAAGAGGACCTCTGGGCGTTTAACGAGCGAATCGTCGCCGAGGCGGTCGTGCAATCGGCCATTCCGGTGGTAGCGGCGATCGGTCATGAGACAGACACAACCATCGCAGAGCTGGTTGCGGACGAGCGGTGCGCGACGCCGACGCAGGCCGCGATGCGGGTCACGCCCGATCGGGACGCGCTCCGTGAGCAGATTGGGACAATGGGGGGACGGCTGGCCTCGATCATGTCGCGTGCCTGTAAGCATGAGCGTGAGCGTCTTCGGTCGGCCGCCCGCCACCCATTTTTCAGCGATCCCGGCGTCATCGTTGCGGATCGACGGGACGACGCCGCCGACGCCGCGGTGCGGCTGGCGTCGGTCGTTCGGCGGAGGGTATCCGACGCGGGTGTGCGGCTTGAACGGGCGTCTGGGGCGCTGGAGCGGCACCGCCCGGCAGCGGTGTACGCACGCCGAGCGGCGGAAGTCGCGAGGTTCGGCGCCGCGCTTCGGGCCGCGATGGCCGGCAGACTCGTCCGAGCACGGGCCGAGGCGGAGGCGGCCGCGCGACGGCTGGTCGGGGCGGTCCGTGTCGTGCTGCCACGAGAGGGAAGCAGGGTGGCGGCCGCGGAGCGTGCCCTGGAGCTCGTCGGACCGATCAGCGTTCTCCGCCGGGGGTTTTCCGTGACGTTGCGCGGCGATGGGAGCGTTGTTCGCTCAATCGGCGACGTGCGAAGCGGCGAGGTGTTGGATACGCGACTTGTTGATGGAACGGTCCGGTCAACGGTTCAGGGCGATGCGAGCGGCCATGGAGCAATCCCCGTGGAACGCGTTGCTCAGGCGGAGACCGCGCGGGCACGGCGCAAGGCGGGCCGGGCGGGCGCGGTCTCCAAGGGGCAGATGGACCTGTTCGGGGGTTGA
- a CDS encoding cytochrome c: MKCFRLVIVIGGLVVWGSLFSCSSASKAPPSAGTAETASPRHALHNVHRVNDRIVSGSVPEGGPGFDDLRDMGIRTVISVDGATPDIEAAQARGMRYVHIPVTYANVTNAQRLEIARAIRDLPGPVYVHCHHGKHRGPAAAAAAAVALGIMTPDEGIAFMKAAGTASNYQGLYACVSTAVVASAAEIDSAPADFPQVRRAHGLVAAMVEVDQAYELLGEIRAAEWQVPKTHPDLVPAAEAGRLTDNLRIGGEDPKCRDLGDDFVKRLAAAVEEASALEEGIVAGEPPESLDAKWKIVAASCKDCHATYRDRR; encoded by the coding sequence ATGAAGTGCTTTCGACTTGTCATCGTGATTGGCGGGCTCGTCGTCTGGGGCTCCTTGTTCTCGTGCTCCTCGGCCTCGAAGGCGCCCCCATCGGCGGGAACTGCCGAAACCGCCAGCCCGCGCCACGCGCTCCACAATGTTCACCGGGTCAACGATCGCATTGTCTCCGGGTCGGTCCCCGAGGGCGGACCGGGATTCGATGATCTCCGGGACATGGGCATCCGGACGGTCATTTCGGTCGATGGCGCCACCCCCGACATCGAGGCCGCACAGGCCCGCGGGATGCGGTACGTCCATATTCCGGTTACCTACGCAAACGTGACCAATGCGCAGCGGCTGGAGATCGCCAGGGCGATCCGGGATCTCCCCGGGCCGGTGTATGTCCACTGCCACCACGGCAAGCACCGCGGGCCCGCGGCGGCCGCGGCGGCTGCTGTGGCACTGGGGATCATGACGCCCGACGAGGGGATCGCGTTCATGAAGGCGGCGGGCACCGCGTCGAACTACCAGGGGCTGTATGCCTGCGTGTCAACAGCCGTCGTCGCCAGCGCCGCAGAAATCGACTCCGCGCCAGCGGACTTTCCGCAAGTGCGGCGGGCCCACGGACTGGTCGCCGCGATGGTTGAGGTGGATCAGGCGTACGAACTTCTGGGGGAGATCCGGGCTGCCGAATGGCAAGTGCCTAAAACCCACCCGGACCTGGTTCCCGCAGCCGAGGCGGGGCGGCTTACGGACAACCTCCGGATCGGCGGCGAGGATCCGAAATGCCGGGACCTGGGGGACGACTTCGTGAAGCGGCTCGCCGCGGCCGTTGAGGAAGCGTCGGCGCTTGAGGAGGGGATCGTGGCGGGCGAGCCGCCGGAGTCCCTCGATGCCAAGTGGAAAATCGTCGCCGCCTCGTGCAAGGATTGTCATGCGACGTACCGGGACCGCAGGTAG
- a CDS encoding ABC transporter substrate-binding protein, translating to MRGWASLAAACMVVVAGAAVLVGAGGEVSAQPKEAATSKKLRIGVSVPAADHGWTAGIGWWAQKAMELHPEIDWVYATANNPEKQTADIEDMMVKGVDGLVILATESTPLTPVAKRAHDRGIFIVNVDRGFTEPVADVFLEGDNKAFGRKAAEFMAQKLGGKGNIVILSGIPCTVDTDRVTAAMEVFSRYPGIKVLGSQPAMWSREKALAVMENFLTQFPKIDAVWAADDDMALGAIQAIKESGRQKQMWVFPGAGMKEVVKMVMDKDPMVPANITYSPSMIAAGIHTAVSVLRDGNREKVMQFMPRHLMIDVELITPENAAQYYFPDAVY from the coding sequence ATGCGTGGATGGGCGAGTCTGGCGGCGGCGTGCATGGTGGTAGTTGCGGGTGCAGCGGTGCTTGTTGGCGCGGGGGGCGAGGTCTCGGCGCAGCCGAAGGAGGCGGCGACCTCAAAGAAGCTGCGCATCGGTGTGTCCGTACCGGCCGCCGATCACGGCTGGACGGCTGGAATCGGCTGGTGGGCGCAGAAGGCCATGGAGCTGCACCCCGAAATCGATTGGGTGTACGCCACCGCAAACAACCCCGAGAAGCAGACCGCCGACATCGAGGACATGATGGTCAAGGGGGTCGACGGGCTCGTGATCCTGGCGACGGAATCGACCCCGCTCACGCCCGTGGCCAAGCGGGCTCATGACCGCGGGATCTTCATCGTCAACGTTGATCGCGGGTTCACGGAGCCGGTGGCTGACGTGTTTCTTGAGGGGGACAACAAGGCATTCGGTCGTAAGGCCGCCGAGTTCATGGCGCAGAAGCTTGGTGGCAAGGGGAACATCGTGATCCTCTCGGGCATCCCGTGCACGGTGGATACAGACCGTGTCACGGCCGCGATGGAGGTTTTCTCGCGGTACCCGGGGATCAAGGTCCTCGGCAGCCAGCCGGCGATGTGGAGCCGCGAGAAAGCGCTGGCTGTGATGGAGAACTTCCTGACGCAGTTCCCGAAGATCGACGCTGTTTGGGCCGCGGACGACGACATGGCGCTTGGGGCCATCCAGGCGATCAAGGAATCGGGACGCCAGAAGCAGATGTGGGTGTTCCCGGGAGCCGGCATGAAGGAAGTGGTCAAAATGGTCATGGACAAAGACCCTATGGTCCCGGCCAATATCACCTACTCGCCGTCGATGATCGCGGCGGGGATCCACACGGCGGTTTCGGTGCTGCGAGATGGCAATCGTGAGAAGGTGATGCAGTTCATGCCCCGGCACCTGATGATCGATGTCGAGCTCATCACTCCGGAGAACGCGGCGCAGTACTACTTCCCCGACGCCGTGTATTGA
- the xseB gene encoding exodeoxyribonuclease VII small subunit yields MSPTRQGSGEKGATGDAAEPAFEEALARVEAIIERIEGGEVGLEESLAQYEKGVEMIRRCRVLLERAEQKVEELTAKMKQDRGGE; encoded by the coding sequence ATGAGCCCAACACGACAGGGATCGGGCGAAAAGGGAGCAACGGGCGACGCCGCCGAGCCGGCGTTCGAGGAAGCGCTCGCACGGGTCGAAGCGATCATCGAACGAATCGAGGGAGGTGAAGTCGGCCTCGAGGAGTCGTTGGCTCAGTACGAAAAAGGGGTCGAGATGATCCGTCGCTGCCGCGTGCTCCTCGAGAGGGCCGAACAGAAGGTCGAGGAGTTGACCGCAAAGATGAAGCAGGATCGTGGCGGCGAGTAG